In Salinigranum marinum, one DNA window encodes the following:
- a CDS encoding pyridoxamine 5'-phosphate oxidase family protein: MATFPGIQGNEMDDETARAFLREQGFGVLSLASNGEAYGIPISYGYDVEAERLYFVFLRPGERSKKKRFGEATERASFLTFDVPSREEWRTVIATGTLRIVDDDEWSAVSAALEDNAWFPTLFSETEPMQDLVGWALDIEDVTGMHSRTAR; the protein is encoded by the coding sequence ATGGCCACGTTTCCAGGCATCCAGGGCAACGAGATGGACGACGAGACCGCTCGGGCGTTCCTCCGCGAGCAGGGGTTCGGCGTGCTCTCGCTCGCCTCGAACGGGGAGGCGTACGGCATCCCCATCTCGTACGGCTACGACGTGGAGGCCGAACGGCTCTACTTCGTCTTCCTCCGGCCCGGAGAGCGGAGCAAGAAAAAGCGGTTCGGTGAGGCGACCGAGCGCGCCTCGTTTCTCACCTTCGACGTCCCCTCGCGCGAGGAGTGGCGGACGGTCATCGCCACGGGGACGCTCCGGATCGTCGACGACGACGAGTGGTCGGCCGTCAGCGCCGCCTTAGAGGACAACGCCTGGTTCCCGACGCTGTTCTCCGAGACGGAGCCGATGCAGGACCTCGTGGGCTGGGCACTCGACATCGAGGACGTGACCGGGATGCACAGCCGGACGGCCCGCTAG
- a CDS encoding MFS transporter — protein sequence MSLWFSATAAAPELATEWGLTPSETAWLTIAVQLGFVVGAFLSSVLTLSDVVRPRYLFAGSAFFGAVLTAAIAGFVNTALPAIALRFLTGVALAGVYPPGMKIMAGWFREGRGFAIGVLVGALTIGSALPHLLRGIGGVGQPRLVLYGAAGLAVAGALLALRVEPGPHQPPAAPFDPSALGRMLRDRGTMLANGGYFGHMWELYAVWTWIPAFLIASLSASGSGVGVSQTASYIAFGTIGVGGLGAISAGVASDRLGRTTVTSVSMVVSGAASVLAGFVFGSSPLVLVPFVLVWGFAIVADSAQFSAAVSELAEESYVGTALTMQTAIGFLLTTVSIQLIPMVVDVVGWRWAFLPLAIGPALGTASMLRLRGLPEAERLAGGRR from the coding sequence ATGTCGCTTTGGTTCAGTGCCACGGCCGCCGCGCCGGAGCTGGCGACCGAGTGGGGGTTGACTCCATCGGAGACGGCGTGGCTCACGATCGCGGTCCAGCTCGGGTTCGTCGTCGGGGCGTTCCTGTCGTCGGTGCTCACCCTCTCGGACGTCGTCCGGCCGCGCTACCTGTTCGCGGGCTCGGCGTTCTTCGGTGCCGTCCTGACGGCGGCCATCGCCGGGTTCGTGAACACGGCGCTTCCCGCGATCGCCCTCCGATTCCTGACGGGCGTCGCGCTCGCCGGCGTCTACCCTCCCGGGATGAAGATCATGGCCGGCTGGTTCCGCGAGGGCCGCGGCTTCGCGATCGGCGTCCTCGTCGGCGCGCTGACGATCGGCTCCGCCCTGCCACACCTCCTCCGGGGGATCGGTGGGGTTGGCCAACCACGACTCGTCCTGTACGGGGCGGCCGGCCTCGCCGTCGCCGGGGCGCTCCTCGCCCTCCGGGTCGAACCGGGACCGCACCAGCCACCGGCCGCCCCGTTCGACCCGAGCGCGCTGGGCCGGATGCTCCGCGACCGCGGGACGATGCTGGCCAACGGTGGCTACTTCGGCCACATGTGGGAGCTGTACGCCGTCTGGACCTGGATCCCGGCGTTTCTGATCGCCAGCCTCTCGGCCAGCGGCAGCGGTGTCGGGGTGTCGCAGACGGCGTCGTACATCGCGTTCGGGACCATCGGAGTCGGCGGTCTCGGCGCGATCTCTGCGGGCGTGGCTTCCGATCGGTTGGGCCGCACGACCGTCACGAGCGTGTCGATGGTCGTCAGCGGCGCGGCGTCGGTCCTCGCGGGGTTCGTCTTCGGCTCGTCGCCCCTCGTTCTCGTCCCGTTCGTCCTGGTCTGGGGGTTCGCTATCGTGGCCGATTCCGCCCAGTTCTCCGCAGCTGTCTCGGAACTGGCCGAGGAGTCGTACGTGGGGACCGCCCTCACCATGCAGACCGCGATCGGCTTCCTGCTCACCACCGTCTCGATCCAGCTGATCCCGATGGTGGTGGACGTGGTCGGGTGGCGGTGGGCGTTCCTCCCGCTGGCGATCGGGCCCGCACTCGGCACGGCGTCGATGCTCCGACTCCGTGGGCTCCCCGAGGCGGAGCGACTCGCGGGCGGCCGCCGGTGA
- the nucS gene encoding endonuclease NucS: MSVETLHRPAHRDALVALEGAFDRGDLVVVFGRCTVEYDGRASSSLGPGDRLLLLKPDGSALVHTDEKRTPVNWQPPGSEHRASVRDGRLRVQSRRSTPDERLDVRFERVDQLSSFSVTERADLALVGSEEDLRTRVLDDPSLVEPGFEPLETERETMAGPIDVFGRDVDGRPLIVELKRRRVGPAAVRQLQGYVDAAGREDHEAAVRGVLVAPSVTDRAAALLDEKGLGFVPLEPGDEETSPDGGSEESVEAGSEESVEAGEGRGRE; this comes from the coding sequence GTGAGCGTCGAGACTCTCCACCGGCCCGCCCACCGCGACGCCCTGGTCGCCCTCGAAGGCGCGTTCGACCGCGGCGACCTCGTCGTCGTCTTCGGTCGCTGCACCGTCGAGTACGACGGCCGCGCGTCGAGTTCACTCGGGCCGGGCGACCGTCTCCTCCTGCTGAAGCCCGACGGCTCGGCGCTCGTCCACACCGACGAGAAGCGGACCCCGGTCAACTGGCAGCCGCCGGGGAGCGAACACCGCGCCAGCGTCCGCGACGGCCGCCTCCGCGTGCAGTCCCGGCGGTCGACACCGGATGAGAGACTCGACGTCCGGTTCGAGCGCGTCGACCAGCTCTCGTCGTTTTCCGTGACGGAGCGAGCCGACCTGGCGCTCGTGGGGAGCGAGGAGGACCTCCGAACCAGGGTTCTCGACGACCCGTCGCTCGTCGAACCGGGGTTCGAGCCGCTCGAGACCGAACGGGAGACGATGGCCGGACCGATCGACGTGTTCGGCCGCGACGTCGACGGACGACCGCTGATCGTCGAGTTGAAACGCCGGCGCGTCGGCCCCGCGGCGGTCAGACAGCTCCAGGGGTACGTCGACGCCGCCGGCCGCGAGGACCACGAAGCCGCGGTCCGCGGGGTGCTCGTCGCCCCGTCCGTGACCGACCGGGCCGCGGCGCTGCTCGACGAGAAAGGGCTCGGGTTCGTGCCGCTGGAACCGGGCGACGAAGAGACGAGCCCGGACGGGGGCAGCGAGGAGAGCGTGGAGGCGGGCAGCGAGGAGAGCGTGGAGGCAGGCGAGGGGCGCGGGCGAGAGTGA
- a CDS encoding type 1 glutamine amidotransferase has translation MLLVCDTEVDPDTYGYLPRALRGLLPDHERYHYPTRGGEPSLDGVDAVVVTGSTAGVYEADERPWIEEARGFVRRLVDRGIPTLGVCFGHQLVNDALGGRVEHRGLTARLVDADLDDDPLFAGVSPALPMVHGDHVVETGDGMEPIARAAYYPLLATRHTAAPVWTTQYHPEFTADVLPAIERDFGWDGTREFDGVNTERTVENFRRLAALD, from the coding sequence ATGCTCCTCGTCTGCGACACCGAGGTCGACCCCGACACGTACGGCTATCTCCCGCGAGCGCTCCGCGGGCTCCTCCCCGACCACGAACGGTACCACTACCCGACGCGGGGCGGCGAACCGTCGCTCGACGGCGTCGACGCGGTCGTCGTCACCGGGAGCACCGCGGGCGTCTACGAGGCCGACGAGCGCCCGTGGATCGAGGAGGCACGCGGGTTCGTCCGCCGGCTCGTCGACAGGGGGATCCCCACCCTCGGCGTCTGCTTCGGCCACCAGCTCGTGAACGACGCGCTCGGGGGCCGCGTCGAACACCGCGGGCTCACGGCCAGGCTCGTCGACGCGGACCTCGACGACGACCCGCTCTTCGCCGGCGTCTCGCCCGCGCTTCCGATGGTTCACGGCGACCACGTCGTCGAGACGGGCGACGGCATGGAGCCGATCGCCCGCGCGGCGTACTACCCGCTGTTGGCGACGCGTCATACGGCGGCACCCGTCTGGACCACACAGTACCACCCCGAGTTCACCGCCGACGTCCTCCCCGCCATCGAGCGGGACTTCGGCTGGGACGGGACGCGCGAGTTCGACGGCGTAAATACAGAACGAACGGTCGAGAACTTCCGTCGACTCGCGGCTCTCGACTGA
- a CDS encoding 50S ribosomal protein L16 — protein MADKPASMYREIDTSAYTRREYITGVPGSKIAQFNMGNLQTGPHDYPVHISLRVEEECQIRHGSLESARLSANRRMLKHVGQENYKMILHKHPHHVIRENKQATGAGADRVSDGMRQSFGKPVGTAARVPNGETVFSIYCQPEHADIAKDALRRSYNKMSPPCRIVVEKGEELLVA, from the coding sequence ATGGCAGACAAACCGGCCTCGATGTACCGGGAGATCGACACGTCGGCGTACACCCGACGGGAGTACATCACTGGCGTCCCCGGTTCGAAGATCGCACAGTTCAACATGGGCAACCTCCAGACCGGCCCCCACGACTATCCGGTCCACATCAGTCTCCGGGTCGAAGAGGAGTGTCAGATCCGTCACGGCTCGCTCGAGTCGGCGCGCCTGTCGGCGAACCGCCGCATGCTGAAGCACGTCGGGCAGGAGAACTACAAGATGATCCTCCACAAGCACCCGCACCACGTCATCCGCGAGAACAAGCAGGCGACCGGTGCCGGTGCGGACCGCGTCTCCGACGGGATGCGTCAGTCGTTCGGCAAGCCCGTCGGGACCGCCGCGCGCGTCCCCAACGGCGAGACCGTCTTCAGCATCTACTGCCAGCCCGAACACGCAGACATCGCGAAGGACGCGCTCCGTCGCTCGTACAACAAGATGTCGCCACCGTGCCGCATCGTCGTCGAGAAGGGCGAGGAACTGCTCGTCGCCTGA
- a CDS encoding RimK family alpha-L-glutamate ligase produces the protein MLRLAVATQEETFERMRAPLEERGIEVVALRSKERPIPLTDDAVVDRAVDVGFVYPSRVMEGGALDALLDVPWVNDREAILTSRNKGGVVAALSQAGLPVPETVMLSNPVSESAVVAAVSDMAYPLVVKPNSATRGIGVTKVADEDSLLGVVDYLDLVHDYRATGDKSYLVQEFVPGARDYRAMVVDGDCYGGVERRLSAESREHGRWKHNVHRGATAERVDLSPEYRRLAESVAAALGIDYLGVDLLVSDERVVVSETNARPTIDDATKYDDGFYDALAGLVEARAPG, from the coding sequence ATGCTCCGGTTGGCGGTCGCCACACAGGAAGAGACGTTCGAGCGGATGCGCGCCCCGCTCGAAGAGCGCGGGATCGAGGTCGTCGCGCTCCGCTCGAAGGAGCGCCCGATCCCCCTCACGGACGATGCGGTCGTCGACCGCGCGGTCGACGTCGGCTTCGTCTACCCCTCGCGTGTGATGGAGGGCGGCGCGCTGGACGCGCTGCTCGACGTTCCGTGGGTGAACGACCGCGAGGCGATCCTGACCTCGCGGAACAAGGGCGGGGTCGTCGCCGCCCTCTCGCAGGCGGGCCTCCCGGTTCCCGAGACGGTCATGCTGTCGAACCCCGTTTCGGAGTCGGCGGTCGTCGCGGCCGTTTCGGACATGGCGTACCCGCTCGTGGTGAAGCCGAACTCCGCGACCCGCGGGATCGGCGTCACCAAAGTCGCCGACGAGGACTCGCTCTTGGGCGTCGTCGACTACCTCGACCTCGTCCACGACTACCGCGCGACCGGCGACAAGTCGTACCTCGTCCAGGAGTTCGTCCCCGGGGCGCGCGACTACCGGGCGATGGTCGTCGACGGCGACTGTTACGGCGGCGTCGAACGACGGCTGTCGGCCGAGTCGCGGGAACACGGTCGGTGGAAGCACAACGTCCATCGGGGGGCGACGGCAGAACGGGTCGATCTGTCCCCCGAATACAGACGACTCGCCGAGTCGGTGGCAGCGGCGCTCGGAATCGACTACCTGGGAGTGGACCTGCTCGTCTCGGACGAGCGGGTGGTCGTGAGCGAGACGAACGCGCGGCCGACCATCGACGACGCCACGAAGTACGACGACGGCTTCTACGACGCGCTGGCGGGGCTCGTCGAGGCGCGAGCTCCCGGCTAA
- a CDS encoding Hsp20/alpha crystallin family protein, which translates to MRRDDRDDPFDSIFGEIERMMSEMTGGDTTGFASETHVDVFDEGDTVRLVADLPGVEKDAIDLKCDGETLTVSAASDRREYDERIRLPARVDEHSAAASFKNGVLQVTFDKVEDSAAIDVE; encoded by the coding sequence ATGCGAAGAGACGACCGTGACGATCCGTTCGACTCCATCTTCGGCGAGATCGAACGGATGATGAGCGAAATGACCGGCGGCGACACGACCGGATTCGCCTCCGAGACCCACGTCGACGTCTTCGACGAGGGCGACACCGTCCGCCTCGTCGCGGACCTTCCCGGCGTCGAGAAGGACGCGATCGACCTCAAATGTGACGGGGAGACACTCACGGTTTCTGCGGCCTCGGACCGACGTGAGTACGACGAGCGCATCCGTCTCCCCGCGCGCGTCGACGAGCACTCCGCCGCCGCATCGTTCAAAAACGGCGTGCTCCAGGTGACGTTCGACAAGGTCGAGGACTCGGCGGCCATCGACGTCGAGTAA
- the gap gene encoding type I glyceraldehyde-3-phosphate dehydrogenase — MSEKSYLGAGDDVSPEEVVRVGLNGFGRIGRNIFRAVLENPRIELVGINDVMSFEDMAYLVKYDSVMPRLDGVELEGEQLTIGGTSVGLYNVQSPAELPWDDLDVDVALECTGIFRTREDAAAHLTAGADKVVISAPPKGDEPVKQIVYGVNQDEYDGEDVVSNASCTTNSVTPVAKVLDDEFGIVAGQLTTVHSYTGSQSIIDAPQAKRRRGRAAAENIVPTSTGAAQATTEILPQLDGKLDGMAIRVPTVNGSLTELVVNLEAEPSAEEINDAFMDAAAGEMAGVLGVTDDEIVSRDILGNPHSSYVDLDSTNVVAGGTQAKILTWYDNEYGFSNRMLDVAAYVIDN; from the coding sequence ATGAGTGAAAAATCGTACCTGGGTGCCGGCGACGACGTCTCCCCCGAGGAGGTCGTCAGGGTGGGACTCAACGGCTTCGGGCGTATCGGTCGCAACATCTTCCGTGCGGTGTTGGAGAACCCGCGTATCGAACTCGTCGGCATCAACGACGTGATGTCGTTCGAGGACATGGCGTACCTCGTCAAGTACGACTCGGTCATGCCGCGGCTCGACGGCGTCGAACTGGAGGGCGAACAGCTCACCATCGGCGGCACGTCCGTCGGCCTCTACAACGTGCAGTCGCCCGCTGAACTCCCGTGGGACGACCTCGACGTGGACGTCGCGCTGGAGTGTACGGGCATCTTCCGGACGCGTGAAGACGCCGCGGCGCACCTCACGGCGGGAGCGGACAAGGTCGTCATCAGCGCGCCGCCGAAGGGTGACGAACCGGTTAAGCAGATCGTCTACGGCGTCAATCAGGACGAGTACGACGGCGAGGACGTCGTCTCGAACGCCTCCTGTACGACGAACTCCGTCACGCCCGTCGCGAAGGTCCTCGACGACGAGTTCGGCATCGTCGCGGGGCAGTTGACGACCGTCCACTCGTACACGGGGAGCCAGAGCATCATCGACGCGCCGCAGGCCAAGCGCCGCCGTGGCCGCGCCGCCGCGGAGAACATCGTCCCGACGTCGACGGGTGCGGCGCAGGCGACGACCGAGATCCTGCCACAGCTCGACGGCAAACTCGACGGCATGGCGATCCGCGTGCCGACCGTGAACGGCTCGCTCACCGAACTCGTCGTGAACCTCGAGGCCGAGCCCAGCGCCGAGGAGATCAACGACGCGTTCATGGACGCCGCGGCCGGCGAGATGGCGGGCGTCCTGGGCGTCACCGACGACGAGATCGTCTCCCGTGACATCCTCGGCAACCCGCACTCGTCGTACGTCGACCTCGACTCGACGAACGTCGTCGCCGGCGGCACACAGGCGAAGATCCTGACGTGGTACGACAACGAGTACGGTTTCTCCAACCGGATGCTCGACGTCGCCGCCTACGTCATCGACAACTGA
- a CDS encoding phosphoglycerate kinase, protein MFNTLDDLPPEQRVLVRLDLNSPIEDGVVQDNRRFERHAETVSDLAEAGHRVVLMAHQGRPGDDDFVSLEGHAAILADHAGVDVGFVDSTFGDPAIEAIRDLGAGEVLLLENTRMTDDELPEKEPAEHADSAFVSTLAPEFDAYVNDAYSAGHRAHASLVGFPLVLPAYAGRVMVSEYEANSAIATREFEGDVTMVVGGTKATDVISVMNAIGDKVDTFCLGGIAGELFLRAAGHPVGRDVGDMALFDDQWEKNHETIEALLEERGDGIELAADLAYEDEAGDRAEVRVEAIDEKDRPYLDVGSETIAVYEPTIRESDAVFVKGALGLFEDERFSTGTVGVLEAIADTDCFSVVGGGDTSRAIEMYGLSEDDFSHVSIAGGAYIRALTGEPLVAVELLKTE, encoded by the coding sequence ATGTTCAACACACTCGACGACCTCCCCCCCGAACAGCGCGTGTTGGTCCGGCTCGACCTGAACTCGCCGATCGAAGACGGCGTCGTCCAAGACAACCGCCGCTTCGAGCGCCACGCCGAGACCGTCAGCGACCTCGCCGAGGCTGGCCACCGCGTCGTGCTCATGGCCCACCAGGGCCGTCCCGGCGACGACGACTTCGTCTCGCTCGAAGGGCACGCGGCGATCCTCGCCGACCACGCGGGCGTCGACGTCGGCTTCGTCGACTCGACGTTCGGCGACCCCGCGATCGAGGCGATCCGCGACCTCGGTGCGGGGGAGGTACTCCTCTTGGAGAACACGCGGATGACCGACGACGAACTCCCCGAGAAGGAGCCCGCGGAACACGCCGACAGCGCGTTCGTGTCGACGCTCGCCCCCGAGTTCGACGCGTACGTCAACGACGCGTACTCCGCCGGTCACCGCGCGCACGCCTCGCTCGTCGGCTTCCCGCTCGTGTTGCCCGCGTACGCCGGCCGCGTGATGGTCTCGGAGTACGAGGCCAACTCCGCCATCGCCACCCGTGAGTTCGAGGGGGACGTGACGATGGTCGTCGGCGGGACGAAGGCGACGGACGTCATCTCGGTGATGAACGCCATCGGCGACAAGGTCGACACCTTCTGTCTGGGCGGGATCGCCGGCGAACTGTTCCTCCGGGCGGCCGGGCACCCGGTCGGGAGAGACGTCGGCGACATGGCCCTGTTCGACGACCAGTGGGAGAAGAACCACGAGACCATCGAGGCTCTCCTGGAGGAGCGTGGCGACGGGATCGAACTCGCCGCCGACCTCGCCTACGAGGACGAGGCGGGCGACCGGGCCGAGGTCAGGGTCGAGGCGATCGACGAGAAGGACCGCCCGTACCTCGACGTCGGCTCCGAGACCATCGCGGTGTACGAGCCCACGATCCGGGAGTCCGATGCCGTCTTCGTCAAGGGCGCGCTCGGGCTGTTCGAGGACGAACGGTTCTCGACGGGGACGGTCGGCGTCCTCGAAGCGATCGCCGACACCGACTGTTTCTCCGTTGTCGGCGGCGGCGACACCTCCCGCGCGATCGAGATGTACGGGCTGAGCGAGGACGATTTCTCGCACGTCTCGATCGCCGGCGGCGCGTACATCCGGGCGCTGACGGGCGAACCGCTCGTCGCCGTGGAGTTGCTGAAGACGGAGTGA